A stretch of Oryza brachyantha chromosome 4, ObraRS2, whole genome shotgun sequence DNA encodes these proteins:
- the LOC102706937 gene encoding ribonuclease H2 subunit B, with protein sequence MASWCGDLAAPPRLLVAPRPSDANCQGNVLSLRHPKSDEETGYLFIDGQLHEFNWFKDRFGSWFLGDYVCEDGSLYYCTLVDPIFVLLPILKAARMSNGNDPGKFRQLDEILYVEGYPGYQHLMGIAGNHIELVCEVKEVANVKFFRLDDSKVLSWLCCKVHNLKEVFPKLGKNYAAQGEKELLKDAVQIIREYLNDEPWLTLLCKKLQLDTKEIIEANKTSEASFCAENSPVPFRPSEEKLGNSNSRSSKGRPAKKQKTEVESKNIKDMFRRATRKGA encoded by the exons ATGGCGTCGTGGTGTGGCGACCTGGCTGCCCCGccccgcctcctcgtcgccccTC GTCCTTCTGATGCCAATTGTCAAGGGAATGTTTTGTCTCTTCGCCATCCGAAATCAG ATGAAGAAACAGGGTACCTGTTCATCGATGGCCAACTTCATGAATTCAACTGGTTTAAGGATCGTTTTGGCTCTTGGTTCTTGGGAGATTATGTATGTGAAG ATGGCAGCCTCTACTACTGCACACTTGTTGATCCCATTTTTGTTCTTCTACCAATTTTGAAAGCTGCACGTATGTCG AATGGTAATGATCCTGGAAAATTCAGGCAACTGGATGAAATATTGTACGTTGAAGGATATCCTGGATATCAACACCTCATGGGTATTGCAGGAAACCATATTGAACTGGTCTGTGAAGTTAAAG AAGTTGCTAATGTGAAGTTCTTTAGGCTGGACGATTCCAAGGTCTTATCTTGGTTGTGCTGTAAG GTTCACAATCTAAAAGAGGTTTTCCCCAAGCTGGGCAAAAATTATGCTGCccaaggagaaaaagaattaT TGAAGGATGCTGTTCAAATAATTCGTGAATACCTGAACGACGAACCATGGTTAACACTACTTTGCAAGAAGTTGCA GTTGGATACCAAGGAGATCATTGAAGCAAACAAAACTAGCGAAGCTTCATTCTGTGCAGAGAATTCCCCTGTACCTTTCCGGCCTTCTGAG GAGAAACTTGGAAACAGTAACAGCAGGTCAAGCAAAGGGAGGCCAGCAAAGAAGCAAAAGACTGAAGTAGAATCGAAGAACATCAAAGACATGTTCCGAAGGGCCACAAGGAAAGGAGCATGA
- the LOC102722761 gene encoding protein FAR1-RELATED SEQUENCE 6-like, with translation MDTLHSNQYAKSSLPLQLRDTAVSFENNNSVLDKHEIASPQVGMTFETADLAYRFYLEYGYRAGFGVSKRTSHSVDGVKYRATFVCYKGGIARIKPGLKARRRLVAKTGCKAMMVVKYNTNENHWEVVFVELEHNHPCNPEMVRFMMCFKDLPDWQREHRPFNAKTRLNPKIHSGRGRPPNQNKDFMVKKSFSQSNYSIEAAGKAGKLRFAEGDVEALLVFFDKMQAQNSNFFYNWDMDDEGRLKNVCWVDARSRAAYQHFCDVVCFDTVYLTYQFVIPLVAFLGINHHGQFVLLGCGLLGDESPETFSWLFKKWLKCMNDKSPEAIITTHSRPVVKAVAEVFPNTRHRYNLWHIMKELPEMSGRVEDKEAISLRMKKVVFDTITSADFEREWVEMVTQYNLHDNHWLTTLFEERAKWVPAYVKDTFWAGISTVRRSERLEAFFDGYITPETTIKTFIEQFDTAMKLRSDREAYDDFRSFQQRPQVLSGLLFEEQFANVYTINMFQKFQDHLKQLMNVTCTEVSRNGSIVTYTVTVIGKERKYDYKVMYNSAEKEVWCICRSFQFKGILCSHALAVLRQELVMLIPYKYILDRWRKDYKCPEESKETPISPKANKATGKGTKPENVREDKVDNLYKHGHQYFADIVEMGATDPDAMEYVLSVMKEAKEKVRKFEESRKDKRPGDTPVSTSKRSGKSSRPSHEDGGNGISDSTLAATTVATVAVASSTPIQAAPTMMAIAPASATVPAGMFLVPMHPHPMVFPPFTPAVPPVVAPAAPPPAPIANVGDVASISTKKRKKRKGNR, from the coding sequence ATGGACACCCTTCATAGCAATCAATATGCAAAGAGCAGCTTGCCACTGCAATTGAGGGACACTGCTGTTTCCTTTGAAAACAACAACTCTGTTTTGGATAAGCATGAGATTGCAAGCCCTCAAGTTGGCATGACTTTTGAGACAGCCGATTTGGCATATCGGTTCTACTTAGAATATGGCTACCGTGCAGGGTTCGGAGTCTCAAAGAGGACTTCCCATAGTGTTGATGGGGTCAAATACCGCGCAACATTTGTTTGTTACAAAGGTGGCATTGCTAGGATTAAGCCTGGTCTCAAAGCTCGAAGGAGGCTGGTTGCAAAGACTGGTTGCAAAGCGATGATGGTAGTCAAGTATAACACAAATGAGAACCATTGGGAAGTGGTTTTCGTTGAGCTGGAGCATAACCATCCATGTAATCCTGAAATGGTCAGATTCATGATGTGCTTTAAAGATCTCCCTGACTGGCAGAGGGAGCACCGCCCATTCAATGCTAAGACTAGATTGAACCCAAAGATTCACTCTGGCAGAGGCAGGCCACCCAACCAAAACAAAGACTTCATGGTGAAAAAATCCTTCTCTCAATCAAATTATTCCATTGAAGCAGCAGGCAAGGCTGGGAAGCTGAGATTTGCAGAGGGTGATGTTGAGGCACTATTGGTCTTCTTTGATAAGATGCAAGCTCAAAATTCTAACTTTTTCTACAACTGGGACATGGATGATGAAGGCAGGCTCAAGAATGTTTGCTGGGTTGATGCTAGATCGAGAGCGGCATATCAGCACTTCTGTGATGTTGTCTGTTTTGATACTGTTTATTTGACATACCAATTTGTCATTCCATTGGTTGCTTTTCTTGGAATCAACCATCATGGGCAGTTTGTGTTGTTGGGATGCGGTTTACTTGGGGATGAGTCTCCAGAGACTTTTTCTTGGTTGTTCAAGAAATGGTTAAAATGTATGAATGATAAATCACCTGAAGCAATTATTACCACCCATTCAAGACCAGTGGTTAAAGCTGTTGCTGAGGTATTTCCAAATACTCGTCACAGATACAATCTTTGGCATATCATGAAAGAGCTTCCTGAAATGTCTGGAAGAGTCGAGGATAAGGAGGCAATTAGCCTGAGAATGAAAAAGGTAGTATTTGACACTATCACATCAGCTGATTTTGAGAGGGAATGGGTTGAGATGGTCACTCAGTATAACCTTCACGATAATCATTGGCTCACAACCTTGTTTGAAGAGAGGGCAAAATGGGTACCAGCATATGTCAAAGATACTTTCTGGGCTGGTATATCCACCGTTCGCCGTAGCGAGCGGTTGGAGGCCTTTTTTGATGGGTACATTACACCAGAAACCACAATTAAGACATTTATTGAACAATTCGATACTGCTATGAAGCTTAGGTCTGATCGAGAAGCATATGATGATTTTCGCTCATTTCAGCAAAGGCCTCAAGTACTGTCTGGTCTGCTCTTTGAGGAGCAATTTGCAAATGTTTatacaataaatatgtttcaGAAGTTCCAAGATCACTTGAAGCAGCTGATGAATGTCACTTGCACTGAAGTTAGTAGGAATGGATCAATAGTGACTTACACTGTGACCGTCATTGGGAAGGAGAGGAAGTATGATTATAAAGTGATGTATAACAGTGCTGAGAAAGAAGTGTGGTGTATCTGCAGGTCCTTCCAGTTTAAAGGTATATTGTGTAGCCATGCTCTTGCTGTCTTGAGACAGGAGCTTGTGATGCTAATaccttataaatatattctcGACCGCTGGAGGAAGGACTATAAATGCCCTGAGGAATCCAAGGAAACTCCGATATCTCCAAAAGCGAACAAAGCTACAGGGAAGGGGACAAAACCAGAAAATGTCCGTGAAGATAAAGTGGATAATCTATACAAGCATGGCCACCAATACTTTGCTGACATTGTGGAAATGGGAGCAACAGACCCTGATGCAATGGAGTATGTCTTGTCGGTGATGAAAGAAGCCAAAGAGAAGGTACGGAAGTTCGAGGAATCTCGAAAAGATAAAAGGCCTGGAGACACTCCAGTTTCTACTAGTAAGAGGAGTGGTAAGTCTTCAAGACCATCCCATGAGGATGGGGGAAATGGCATCTCAGATTCAACACTTGCGGCTACGACAGTGGCGACAGTTGCAGTGGCGTCGTCAACACCAATTCAAGCAGCTCCAACAATGATGGCTATAGCGCCTGCTTCCGCAACTGTGCCTGCAGGAATGTTTTTAGTACCAATGCACCCACACCCGATGGTTTTCCCACCCTTCACCCCTGCAGTGCCACCAGTAGTAGCACCTGCAGCGCCACCTCCAGCGCCAATAGCCAATGTGGGTGACGTAGCTTCCATCTCCacaaagaagaggaagaaaagaaaggggaACAGATGA
- the LOC102707211 gene encoding C2 and GRAM domain-containing protein At5g50170-like, whose amino-acid sequence MLRLYLYVIEARGLPEHGGGGGGYYARAKVGKQRARTREVEAREAAAEWKEELVFEVGAGGEAAEVGVARRGEGGREVVGRVKLPLPAAAPGRRTTVPPTWFTLQPKHHRRHRKKGGAADCGKILLTYSVHGENSDNTVIHSSPCSSSRSDTDIEFERSVYWEHSSSNSGMVDSPRSFAVERSSLENSDQSAQPDSNSISEDDDLLERSAATEKGTSDTDPMVPDSSFEEAMEIMKSRSMPEMPEDLSCGVMFDHTYLVDSKNLNSLVFGPDSQFSKELRELQGITDYEEQPWTWNNKNPPSLTRTCHYTKGATKFMKAVKTIEEQTYLKADGKNFVIITRVRTPEVPFGNCFEVVLLYKIIHYPESSSGEEMSHLTVSYNLEFHQSTMMKSMIEGSVRDGLKENFETYEEILSRRVKLADSAGMDKEQLLAPLQTDHMSDIRLAYKYFCNFTVIFTVIMALYVLVHIFLSRPGPLMGLEFNGLDLPDTFGELITSGILVLQLERLLSMISHFVEARVQRGSDHGIKANGDGWLLTVALLEATSLPPVSNGSVDPYVVFSCNGITRTSSVQLQTHDPQWNEIMEFDAMEEPPATLDVEVLNFDGPFDLAVSLGHAEINFLKHTSAELADIWVPLEGKLAQTCQSRLHLRVFLENTKGPETSMREYLSKMEKEVGKKLHVQSPHRNATFQKLFGLPHEEFLIADYACSLKRRLPLQGRLFLSARIVGFYANLFGHKTKFFFLWEDVEQIEELPPSFTTVGTPSLLFALKSGRGLDAKSGAKSQDKEGRLKFQFHSFASFSKASRTITGLWKTKSSAIEQRAKLEEDQDDENYVDVNDVQSLLSIGDVPLSKEYNFELPIDADLLMGVFDGGPLETKTMSRVGCLDYAATPWQHARPGVLERRASYKFNRYMSLFGGEVVSAQLRLPSDDGDGWTVYDVMTLHNVPFGDFFRVHLRHNIRRVEAAAASSSSSSRCEILVGIEWVKSSKFQKRIARNICEKLAQRAKEVLEAAASEIAPAVSDRLN is encoded by the exons ATGCTGCGGCTCTACCTGTACGTGATCGAGGCGCGCGGCCTCccggagcacggcggcggcggcggagggtaCTACGCGAGGGCGAAGGTGGGGAAGCAGAGGGCGCGGACgagggaggtggaggcgcgggaggcggcggcggagtggaAGGAGGAGCTGGTGTTCGAGGTGGGGGCtgggggcgaggcggcggaggtcggggtggcgcggcggggcGAAGGCGGGAGGGAGGTGGTGGGCAGGGTGAAGCTGCCgttgcccgccgccgcccccgggAGGAGGACGACCGTGCCGCCGACGTGGTTCACGCTGCAGCCCAAGCACCACCGGCGCCACCGCAAGAAGGGCGGCGCCGCGGATTGCG GGAAAATTCTTCTCACCTATTCAGTGCATGGTGAAAACAGTGACAATACTGTCATCCACTCATCTCCTTGTTCGAGCTCTAGGAGCGACACTGACATTGAATTTGAGAGATCAGTTTACTGGGAGCATTCAAGTTCTAACAGTGGCATGGTTGATTCTCCCAGGAGTTTTGCAGTAGAGCGATCGTCTTTAGAAAATTCTGACCAGTCAGCACAACCAGATTCCAATTCAATATCTGAAGatgatgatctgctggagcgTAGTGCAGCAACAGAAAAGGGCACAAGCGACACTGATCCAATGGTTCCAGATTCCAGCTTTGAAGAAGCTATGGAAATAATGAAGTCTAGAAGTATGCCTGAAATGCCAGAGGATCTTAGTTGCGGTGTCATGTTTGATCACACTTACCTTGTGGACTCGAAGAATTTGAACTCTCTTGTCTTTGGCCCTGATTCTCAGTTCTCCAAAGAGTTACGTGAGCTGCAAGGAATTACTGACTATGAGGAACAGCCGTGGACATGGAACAACAAGAATCCTCCTAGCTTAACTAGGACATGTCACTACACAAAAGGtgcaacaaaatttatgaaagCCGTGAAAACTATTGAAGAGCAAACATATCTTAAAGCAGATGGGAAGAATTTTGTAATTATCACTCGCGTTCGTACTCCCGAGGTTCCATTTGGAAATTGTTTTGAGGTTGTTTTGCTGTACAAAATAATTCACTACCCTGAGTCGTCATCAGGTGAAGAAATGTCACATCTGACTGTATCATACAATTTAGAGTTCCATCAGAGTACCATGATGAAAAGCATGATTGAGGGAAGTGTTCGGGATGGgctgaaagaaaattttgaaacttatgAAGAAATTTTGTCTCGGCGTGTGAAACTCGCTGATTCTGCTGGGATGGATAAAGAGCAATTGTTGGCACCGCTCCAGACTGATCATATGTCAGATATCAGACTTGCTTACAagtatttttgcaattttactGTCATCTTTACAGTGATAATGGCACTGTATGTTCTTGTACACATCTTTCTGTCAAGACCAGGCCCACTTATGGGTCTTGAGTTCAATGGTCTTGATTTACCTGACACATTTGGAGAGCTGATCACATCTGGCATACTAGTTCTTCAGCTAGAACGTTTACTGAGTATGATATCTCATTTTGTAGAGGCGAGGGTACAGCGag GAAGTGATCATGGGATTAAAGCAAATGGCGATGGTTGGTTGTTAACTGTAGCTCTGCTAGAGGCTACAAGTTTGCCGCCTGTCTCTAACGGTTCTGTAGATCCCTATGTTGTGTTCAGCTGTAACGGCATAACAAGAACAAGTTCTGTGCAACTTCAGACTCATGATCCTCAATGGAATG AGATAATGGAGTTCGATGCCATGGAAGAACCACCTGCTACGTTGGATGTTGaggttttaaattttgatgggCCATTCGATTTGGCAGTTTCGCTGGGACATGCTGAGATTAACTTCCTTAAACACACATCAGCAGAACTAGCAGATATATGGGTGCCACTGGAAGGAAAATTAGCACAAACTTGTCAGAGTCGGTTACATTTGAGAGTATTTCTGGAGAACACAAAAGGACCTGAGACATCAATGAGAGAGTACCTAAGTAAGATGGAGAAGGAAGTTGGTAAGAAG TTACATGTTCAGTCACCTCACAGGAATGCAACGTTCCAGAAGCTTTTTGGTTTACCACACGAAGAATTCCTCATAGCAGATTATGCGTGCTCCCTGAAAAGGAGGCTGCCGTTGCAG GGAAGACTCTTTCTGTCAGCCAGAATAGTTGGTTTCTATGCCAATTTATTTGGACATAAAACGAAATTCTTCTTTCTGTGGGAAGATGTCGAGCAAATAGAAGAGTTACCTCCATCCTTCACAACAGTAGGCACTCCATCTTTGTTGTTTGCCTTGAAGAGTGGAAGGGGACTCGATGCCAAGAGTGGTGCAAAGTCCCAAGATAAGGAAGGAAGGTTGAAGTTTCAGTTCCATTCGTTTGCATCGTTTAGCAAGGCTAGCAG AACAATAACTGGACTATGGAAAACCAAATCATCAGCTATTGAACAGAGGGCCAAACTAGAAGAAGACCAAGATGACGAGAACTATGTTGATGTTAATGATGTTCAATCTCTATTGAGCATTGGAGATGTGCCTTTATCGAAGGAGTATAATTTCGAATTGCCTATCGAT GCGGATTTGCTGATGGGGGTGTTCGACGGGGGCCCCCTGGAGACGAAGACGATGAGCAGGGTGGGTTGCCTCGACTACGCCGCCACCCCGTGGCAGCACGCCCGGCCCGGCGTCCTGGAGCGGCGCGCCAGCTACAAGTTCAACCGCTACATGTCCCTcttcggcggcgaggtcgtcaGCGCCCAGCTCAGGCTCccctccgacgacggcgacggctggacTGTCTACGACGTCATGACGCTGCACAACGTCCCTTTCGGCGACTTCTTCCGG GTGCATTTGAGGCACAACATACGgagggtggaggcggcggcggcgagcagcagcagcagcagccggtgCGAGATACTGGTGGGGATCGAGTGGGTGAAGAGCAGCAAGTTCCAGAAGAGGATCGCGAGGAACATCTGCGAGAAGCTGGCGCAGAGGGCCAAGGAGGTGCTCGAGGCGGCCGCCAGCGAGATCGCCCCGGCCGTGTCGGACCGGCTTAATTAG